A genomic region of Psychrobacter sp. M13 contains the following coding sequences:
- a CDS encoding HAMP domain-containing sensor histidine kinase, whose protein sequence is MTLSSFNLTSIVNKFRLSYFVFAVLLCATFVSIFMYAETRMEQELVKARLLQQLELSQEKEGEQSIYIADPGIKIYQYDVAPERLKDQATNTVQETSVTVNTKAGITNTNLHFFIYEQNAQEYILTYLEDSELVMANYPVLAIFEQLEDIFANALRVAVILSLLIAIIFSQFSSRQITKPLLDLKKAVEIDHQNLAELTHLPSEVGVLARAIDAQNKKLAQYLKREQLFTGDVSHELRTPLTIILGASEVLASQLADDSYLSEFTDRISNTAKETSEIITALLLLSRNPEKLDNPITSINTIANNEIARLGYLIKYKSVTCTVVAEKDYTVNVRPELLKMALGNLIKNAFQYTDEGDVKITIDSNKITVRDTGLGISEDMMPLLYERFKRLERMNTDNNTISSESSSNKVEGTGLGLSIVQRIMTHMEWQLTHEANESGGSTFSIHYH, encoded by the coding sequence ATGACTCTATCTTCTTTTAATTTAACTTCTATCGTTAATAAGTTTCGGCTGTCCTACTTCGTGTTTGCGGTTTTATTATGCGCAACTTTCGTCAGCATCTTTATGTATGCTGAAACCCGCATGGAGCAAGAGCTGGTCAAAGCGCGGCTGCTACAGCAATTAGAGCTAAGTCAAGAAAAGGAAGGTGAGCAATCTATTTATATTGCCGATCCAGGGATTAAAATATATCAGTATGATGTCGCACCTGAGCGCTTAAAGGATCAAGCAACTAATACGGTGCAAGAGACGTCTGTCACTGTAAATACAAAAGCAGGCATCACCAATACTAACCTACATTTTTTCATCTACGAGCAAAATGCACAAGAGTATATTTTGACCTACTTAGAAGACTCTGAGCTGGTGATGGCGAACTACCCTGTTCTTGCTATATTTGAACAATTGGAAGATATTTTTGCTAATGCCTTGAGAGTCGCTGTGATTTTGAGCTTACTGATTGCCATAATTTTCTCTCAGTTTTCCTCTCGGCAAATTACTAAGCCGCTATTAGATCTAAAAAAAGCAGTAGAGATCGATCATCAAAATCTTGCAGAGTTGACTCACCTGCCCTCAGAGGTTGGGGTATTAGCGAGGGCAATTGATGCGCAAAACAAAAAGTTAGCGCAGTATCTAAAGCGTGAACAGCTATTCACAGGGGATGTCAGCCATGAGCTGCGTACACCGCTAACTATCATTTTGGGCGCCTCTGAGGTGCTCGCATCGCAATTAGCAGACGATAGCTATCTAAGTGAATTTACCGATCGTATCAGTAATACTGCAAAAGAAACCTCAGAGATCATTACTGCCCTTTTACTATTATCTCGTAACCCTGAAAAGTTAGATAATCCAATAACCTCTATTAATACTATCGCTAATAATGAAATAGCTAGGCTCGGTTATTTAATAAAATATAAATCAGTAACTTGTACGGTCGTCGCTGAAAAAGATTACACGGTCAATGTTCGACCAGAGCTATTAAAAATGGCGCTTGGTAATTTAATTAAAAACGCTTTTCAATACACCGACGAAGGTGACGTAAAAATCACTATTGATAGCAACAAGATAACGGTAAGAGACACTGGACTTGGCATTTCAGAAGATATGATGCCGCTGCTGTATGAAAGATTTAAGCGTTTAGAACGTATGAATACAGATAATAATACTATCTCATCTGAGTCATCGAGTAATAAAGTAGAAGGGACTGGCCTAGGACTAAGTATTGTGCAGCGTATCATGACGCATATGGAATGGCAG